The following nucleotide sequence is from Fragaria vesca subsp. vesca chloroplast, complete genome.
CAAAAGCAATAAGAAATCCAATATAGAATATTATTTCCAGTGCTACAGGATATGATTGATTCGCTGATGTTTCAAAATTTAATGTCGGTTCATTGGAGCCGTATAAACCAATACCCAGAACTCCTATTAATAAAAAAACAGAACCTCCGGCAGTGTACAAAATAAATTTTGTAGCTGAATACAAACGTTTCTTTCCCCCCCACATGGATAGAAGTAGATAAACGGGAATTAATTCTAACTCCCACATGATGAAAAAAAGTAAAAGGTCTTGAGAAGAAAATGGTCCTATTTGACCGCTATACATTGCTAACATTAGGAAATGGAATAGTCGGGAATCTCGAGTAACGGGCCAAGCCGCTAAAGTAGCTAAAGTTGTAATAAATCCTGTCAGTAAAATGGGTCCTATAGAAATTCCATCTATTCCCAATCTCCAGTAAAAATCAAAAAAATTGATCCATTTATAATTCTCCGTTAGTTGCATTAACGGATCATCCAATTGGAAACGATAACTGAATGCATAGGTTGTTAGAAGGAGTTCTATTATGCATATACATAAAGTATACCACCGTATTACCTTATTTCCTCGATGAGGAAGAAAGAAAATTAAGGAACCCGCGGATATTGGCAAAACTACAACTAGCGTTAACCAAGGAAAATTATTCATAGTAAAAACAAAATAAACTTGGACCAGAAAAACCCGTGCTCGAAATAAATATATTTTGAGCGCGGGTTTTTGTCGATAAAGGTAAAAAAATCAAATGTATTCGAGTAGGGTTTTCTGGAACGTATTAATAAGCTAGACCCATACTGCGAGTTGTTTCATGCCATAAATAAACGCGAACACTCAAGAAATCCGTTGGACAGGCGGATTCACATCTCTTACAACCGACACAGTCCTCTGTTCTTGGAGCAGAAGCGATTTGCTTAGCTTTACATCCGTCCCAAGGTATCATTTCTAATACATCGGTTGGGCAAGCTCGCACACATTGAGTACACCCTATACACGTATCATAAATCTTTACTGAATGTGACATTGGATCTATAAATTTTTAAACGTCAGAAAATTTCTATCTAGTAAACTTGTAAATGAATCATATATTTAGACACCAGATGAATCAATAATTTACCAGAAATTTTGAAGCAATTTACTTCTGGATCGACCCGTGCGATAGAGCCAAGATACTTTGATTTCTTAAATTTTCGAAAAAAAAAATATGAATTAAATTTAATGTATGGTCATGTTAATTCGAATTTATAAATATTGTAATTTCTATGATTAATACTACTTATTCAACAAATTCGATTGATTGATACGAGTTGATTTTCTGTTACGATAAATTGACGAAACAATAGCCAGTCCAATAGCTGCTTCAGCGGCGGCAATAGCTATAACAAAAATTGAGAAAATATTTCCTTTTAATTGCCGGCTATCAAAAAAATCAGAAAATGTTACGAAATTAATATTAACTGCATTTAGTATAAGTTCAAGACACATAAGGGCTCTAACCATATTTCGGCTAGTGATCAAGCCATAGATACCGATAGAAAATAAGTAGGCACTCAAAACAAGTACATGCTCGAGCATCATTGACTAACTCCTGATCAATTTTGATTCATTTCAATATGAACTGAACAACAATTCAACAGATTCAATTGACTAGAATATAAAGTGCGGAACAAAGGAATATGTTGTATTAGTAATATAATAGATTAGATAAAATAATTTTTATTTTGACTTTTAGACATAACCAATTTAAAAATTGAAGATAAAAAAATGTAATAACACAGAACAGAGTTTAATTTTGATTACTGTTGCTAATTCTAGAGATTTATTACTGGCGCGCTACGGCAATTGCGCCGATTAAAGCGACTAAAAGAATTATCGAAATGAATTCAAATGGAAGAAAAAAATCTGTTGATAAATGAATTCCAATTTGTTGACTATTACTTATCAAATCTTGCTCTATAATCTGGTTTGATCTTGTAGTCCAAATAATCCCGTACCATGACGTATCCGTAATAGTAATCATTAGTAAAACAAAAATACTTGTACAAACAGGCAAAGTAATCCCAGCCCCCACAGTCCAAAGATTAAAATCTTGGTAATATTCTGAACCATTCATAAACATCACAGCAAATACAATTAAAACATTTATAGCTCCCACGTAAATAAGAAATTGTGCAGCAGCTACAAAATAAGAGTTTAAAAGAATATAGAATAAGGATATACAAACAAGAACCAGTCCCAACGAAAAGGCAGAATAAATGGGGTTGGTAAATAATACCACACCTATACCCCCTAGTATAAGACCCGATCCCAGAAAGATTAAAAGAAAGTCATGTATTGGTCCAGGCAAATCCATTATATGTAAAATAAGAGATAAATAAATCTAAATGTTTTTCATGACTTTATTGAGACCCGACCAGAGTTTTTTTTTTATAATTTTTGAGAAATCCCTAATTAAATCCTAAGAGATGTGACTCAATGTAGGTACAATTGTTGGGCTAATTTTATTCTTTATCTGAATCTGAAGGAATAGTTCTAATCCGAAATTTTGTATTTCGAAATATATCGAAATATATACAGATATATTAATTAATAAATTTTCAATCAAAATTAAGACTCGATTCTTATCAACCAATCAATAGGTGGAATTTGTAGTTATTGACCAAACAAAATGAAAGAACCCCGAATTTCTTTAAATTAGATCAAAACCGAACCTTAGTATTGTTAAAGGAATTGAAAATTATTCGGGAATCAAGAGGTTTACTTATTTTTTATTTGAGTCGAATTAAAAATTGTTCGAATTGTATAATCGTCAATTACTGACATTGGTAAACGACCTAAAGCAATTTGATTATAATTTAATTCGTGACGATCATAAGTAGAAAGTTCATATTCTTCAGTCATTGATAAACAATTTGTTGGACAATACTCAACACAATTACCACAAAATATACAGATTCCGAAATCAATACTGTAATTAAGTAATCGTTTCTTTCGAATATCTGTTTCCAATTTCCAATCAACAACGGGTAGATCTATAGGACATACCCGAACACATACTTCACAAGCAATACATTTATCAAATTCAAAATGAATTCGACCACGGAAACGCTCCGCGGTGATTAATTTTTCATAAGGATATTGAATAGTTACGGGTAAACGATTTGCGTGAGATAAAGTAATTATGAAACTTTGACCAATGTACCTTGCAGCCCGTACTGTTTGTTGACCATAATTCATGAACCCAGTTACCATAGAAAACATATCGTGAATATATATATGAATAATTTTATGTGTGTTTATTTCTCTTGTTTGAGACAAGTTGTGAATATAGAATATTCCCTTACAGCGAAAATAGTTGGAAAGAAGTTGTTAATAATAGATTACCGAGAGAGATCGGTAAAAGAAATTTCCATCCAAGATTTAATAGTTGGTCCATTCTTAGCCTCGGCAAAGTCCATCTTGTTGTGATAGGAATGAATAAGAACAAATACGTTTTAGTTAATGTAATTAATATACCAATCGTCGCTCCAAAGACTCCACCCAGTTTATTTATTTCAAAAAACTCAGAAACATATATGTCTGGAATAAAGATATTCCAACCCCCGAAGTAAAGAACTGTTACAAATAATGAAGAAACTAATAGGTTTAGATAAGAAGCAACATAAAATAAACCAAATTTGATACCCGAGTATTCGGTTTGATAACCTGCTACTAATTCTTCTTCTGCTTCTGGTAAATCAAAAGGTAATCTCTCACATTCTGCTAGGGAAGAGATGAGAAAAATGATAAACCCTATAGGTTGACGCCACAAATTCCACCCCCCAAAACCATATTTTGATTGCGCCTCAACTATATCAATTGTACTTGAACTGTTAGATAATCATAGTCGGTGATATCATCACTGTTACCATCGCTATTACAGAACCGTACATGAGATTTTCACCTCATACGGCTCCTTGAAGGCCATAAATAAATCTAAGGACCGGGTAAGTATTATTTTATCTTGATATGTTTGTAGGATGGATAAGGTCAAATTTTATTGGACGGTCCAAAATTAGACCAATAGAATTCTGTCTGTTATAATTATTAGTTTTATATAATTATTATTTTAATAATAAAACAAAGTACTTTTGAATTGATCTCATACCTTCTTTAATAATTTCAATTATTCTTTGTTGAGTAATAATTTAATTCTTCAATAAAATACTTCTTGTAGAAATATAACTAACCCGTCGTTTTTACTTACGAAAAAGAGTTCCATATTAATTCATGAATTATGATACATATTCGATATATATATGAATATGGAAAAGGATAAAAAAGATATTTTTTTTTATTGGAATTGGGTTTCTTTCTCTTTTTTTTTCGTTTCTATTCTTCTTTCTATTTCTTAAAAAAAGAGGGCTTACAAAATAAAGGATTTTTTCGTTCCCAATAGTTATGTATTTAATCGGTGGATAGGAGCATACTCTGGATTGGAATCGTGCCTTGGGGAGTACTGCCTAATAATTTCTACCAACTTTAAGCCCCAATTAGTATTCGTTGTTTGTATATTATGTAAAAATGTCCTTTTGGATAATTTACATAATTTCCATTTCCATTACAAATCCGTTACATATCTTGGTGTTTCTAACCACCCACTCGTTTTTGTTCAACCCCCCGCTATGATAATACACGTATGTTAAGTTAATACATACAAATGATAGTGAAAACTCAATACGGTGGAGCTTTTGAGCCCGCTTCAAGTCAGGATGACTAATCAACCAATCTTGGGGTAAACGATTTATTATGTTTATGTTTATTTACGTTTAACTCTTTAACTCTTATACATGGAAAATGAGACTCAATATTTTTACTGCGAATTTATATATTCTAAATTATATAATATATATAAGATAATATATATAAGCTGTTTTCTTTCACTCATATAACTATTTGATTTAATTCTTCAATCCTAATAAGGAATAAAAAAAAATGAAGATATCTAACTCTACTCAACTCATCCCACCGCTTTCCTAGAAAGGAAGAGTCGAGAAAGGTTTATGTCTATATATCAACGAATCGCACGTAGAGATATTGATAACACACATAAGGTTAATGGTATTTCATAACTAATTGATTGAGCAGCAGCTCGTAGACCACCTAAAAAGGAATATTTATTATTTGACCCGTATCCTGACATAAGAAGTCCAACGGGAGCAATACTTGAAATGGCAATCCATAGAAAAACCCCAATATTGAGATCCGCTAAAACAAGGCGATAACCAAATGGAACTACTAAAAAGCTTACTAAAATGGATATAACTGCTATGGATGGACCGATACTGAATAAACGAGTATCCCCTCTAGATGGAAAAAGATTTTCTTTGAAAAGAAGTTTTGTCCCATCTGCTAGAGCTTGAAGAACTCCCAAAGGGCCGGCGTATTCAGGTCCAATACGTTGTTGTATTCCCGCGGATATTTCTCTTTCTAACCATACAATTACCAGTACGCCTAGTGTAATTCCCAATACAAGAGTCAAAATAGGAATAAGTAACCATATAATTCCATAAACCCCTTTTAAAAATTCCAGTCTAGAAAAAGAATCGATTTCTAGTGTATCAATTATCATTTCAACGATCAACTTCTCCCATAATGATATCTATACTACCTAGTATTGTCATAATATCAGCCAATTTCATTCTTTTAACTAACTGAGGAAGAATTTGCAAATTAATAAAACCCGGCGGTCGAATTTTCCATCTCCAAGGAAAACCACTCCGGTCCCCTATCAGAAAAATCCCCAATTCTCCTTTTGGAGCTTCGACTCGTACATAAAGTTCTTGTTTCGGCAATTCAAATGTAGGAGAAGGTTTTTTACTAATAAAGCGATATTCAAAATCATTCCATTCTGGATTCCTTTCTCTATCAAAGTATCGGATTTCTAAATTCTCATATGGTCCCCCCGGAATTCCTTCAAGAGCCTGTTGAATAATTTTTATGGATTCCGTCATTTCACCAATTCGTACTAGATAACGAGCCAATGAATCCCCTTCTTTTTGCCACTGTACTTCCCAATCAAATTCGTCATAACACTCATACTGATCAACTTTACGAAGATCCCATTGTATTCCGGACGCTCGCAGCATTGGTCCTGATAAACCCCAATTTATTACTTCCTCTCGACCAATAATGCCTACCCCCTCGACTCGTTCTAAAAAAATAGGATTGCGTGTAATAAGTTGTTGATATTCAGCAACCCTTATTAAAAAATAATCGCAAAAATCCAAACATTTATCTATCCAGCCATGAGGAAGATCAGCCGCTACCCCTCCGATCCTAAAATAATTATGCATCATTCTCATACCGGTGGCAGCTTCGAATAGATCATATACTAATTCTCTTTCTCTGAAAATATAGAAAAAGGGAGTCTGCGCACCAATATCCGCCATAAAAGGGCCAAGCCATAACAGATGAGAAGCTATACGACTCAACTCCAACATAATTATTCTGATATAGCTGGCTCTTTTAGGTACTTGAATATTTCCCAGCTGTTCCGGTCCATTTACCGTTATTGCTTCTGTGAACATAGTAGCTAAATAATCCCAACGTGTTACATAAGGCAAATATTGTATAATTGTTCGGTTTTCCGCAATTTTTTCCATCCCTCGGTGTAAATAACCCAATATTGGTTCACAGTCAATAACATCTTCACCATCTAGAGTAATGATAAGTCGAAGAACACCATGCATTGATGGGTGGTGGGGACCCATGTTGACTACCATGAGGTCTTTTCTTGTAGCTGGTATATTCATAGGTTTTTCCTTAATTCATTTTTTCATGAATTGCTGAAAACGAAAAAAAGTTCATTCAAATTCAAGATCTAATAAATCAAATAATTCAAAATGCTTCTTCAAATTAACGAGTTTTTGATTCCCGAATATCCAACCGATTAATTAATTCTTTATAACCTATTCTATTTTTCTTTGACAAATAAGATAGCAGTCGTTGGCGTTTTCCCAAAATTTTACGCAGACCTCTCTGAGATAAATAGTCTTTTTTGTGTAATTGTAAATGTGAAGTAAGTCTTCGTATCCTATTGGTGAAACTAAATATTTGAAATTCAACAGAACCCCTGTTTTCTTCTTTTTCTTCTTGTGAAATAACTGAGATGAATGAATTTTTTACCATAAAAGAAAACCCCTTCTTTATTTTAAGATATTTTGATTGATAGATATCTTTATTGATCAGTAATAATAATGTCACTTGTTTTAGTTTGGTATAGACAATAATCTTAATTTCGCTTTAATTTCGAATTTGATTAAATCAATCCGATTTTAATTTCAAAATTCGATTTGAAAAGGTATACAAAAGGCTTATTATTTTCCGTACTCCAAAAAGATAAAAACGTAGTCCTAAAATCAGAAGATTTTATTGATTCATTTCTTTTCTAGATCGAATTGATATGTCATTGAATTAGTATCATGTATCAGAATGGAATGTAAGACAATGAATGTGTGCACCTTTTTGTCGTCATAGACCCGCTGCGATATGAGAAAGATAGCAAAAATTTACTATTAATGAATTTTCAATCGCGGATACATGTGTATCCTTACCATACCGAAACGACTGCCGTTATTGCTATCAAACCAATACCGATTCATACAAGCTAAATCTTCTAATCGATAATTGGGCCACAGAAATAACTTTAATTTAATCAGTTTCCTTTTATATCCTTTGCTTTTATCCAAAACCTGATGGTTTACCTTATTCCCATTCCCTAATGCTGAATTTTTATGGATATCATTTCTATTCCTAAAATTGAAACAAATTAGAATTCTAAATTCTCTCCGAAGTCTCGGTGATAAAAGATTTTCAGGAACAAACAAATCATAATGATTTTTATCTCTATTTCCAGTCATCTTTTTATATTTGGTAATGACTTCATCAGAATTCTTATCAACATCGGTTTTTTCTCGGTATTTTTGATTAATTTTGTGTTTACTTTGATGAACCAATGAAATACCAATGGTTTGATACATAATAAATTGCCCATCATTTTTTATAGATAGACGAATTGGTTCAATAATCAAAATTCCTCTTTTGATGAATTCCGTAAGAGTTAAATTTTTTTGAATCATCAGAATATCAAGACTCATTTCTCCCCTTTGAATAGAGGATATAGTTATTTCTCGTGGATTTATCAGTCTAAGCAGGAGACAATATACTTTGATGTTATTGATTATTTTTTTATTTAAAATATCATCCCATCGCAATTGAAAATGAAAATACCTTTTTAGTAAGAAATCAAACTCCGCTTTTGTTTTTGTATTGTTCTTGTATTGCTTTTTATTATTATGTTTTTTCATGTCCGAGTCCGTATAATCTTCTTCAACATCTTTTTCTTGGTTTGAAAGAGTAGATTCAAGGTTTGCTTGGTACACGGATTCTTTTTGCTCTTTATTTCGTTTTTTTAATTCAAGAGATTTTTTTTCATTGGAGGGTATTGATATAAAAGTATCTTTTTTTTTATTTCCAGCAATGCTTTTGTTTTCAATATCAGTAGCGTTTTCATTTATATTAGAATCTAAAAGAAGTAATTTTTTTGGTATAACCCACGGTTTAGTTTTATACAAATTATAAAATATCAAAAATTCTGGGAAGAACCAACGTTCAAGATTTGATATGGGGTGATTTAATATTTCTTCATTCATTCCCATCCAATCCAAAAAACTTTTTTGATTGGATAAATTAATTTCTTGATCTTGATGAATCGTGAGATAAAAAAAATTTTGCTTTTTTATTTTCTCAATTATTTGATAATTATTAAATTTAGCCTTAGTAGATTTTTTATTACTGCTTGGGTCAGTATCAATATTCATCCAAGCTTCGATATCTATTTTGTTTCTAAGACAAAAATGGATAATTCTCCAATCAAAATATTTTCTATCCAGATTTTTCTCCATATCTCTAATACCATCTTGTACTCGATCATTATTTATAGGGATAATAGGAATACCTTCCATCATATAAAAAGATTTTCGTTTATTTGTGTTGGAATTCGAAAAAACTTCTTGGTTATTTTTTACGTGTAATGAGAATTCATAAATTGAAGAGTACTTCGTATCTTCAGAATTAATAGATTTATATGCTAACTGATCATATCTATATTGTTTTTTAAAATTCTCTTTTTCATCCAGTAATAAAGCCATTTCAAAAATTTTTCGTTTTTCGTAGTGACTAAATTTCATTTTTTTAGATGAGTTGCCTAAATCCTTATTTTGATTCATCCAGTGGTGATTGAATCTATTTCGCCATTTTTGTGGTACTAGTCTAGACCACCTAATGTGAGATATATCATATTGATAATGATTCCTTAACCAATTTATCCATTGACTTATTCCAGAATTCTGACGATTCTTATGTCTTAATTGAGAAAGAAAAAGTTCTTGTGTTCCAACAAAATAACCCCTTATTTCATTCTTAATAAATGGGGCTGCTCCATTATATTGAAAGACAGATTTTAACTTATAAAAATCGAAATTAAGAAATTGGGTTTGTGAAAGTTTGTAAAATACATAGGCTTGTGAAAAGTAGGATAAGTCACAAAAAGTATTTGAATTCTTATTACTAATATTCGTATTATATACTGCCTTTTTTATAGTCGAAATAAAGTGAATTAAACTTTGATTTGTTTTATCCATTTTTTCTTGATTTGTTTCATTATTGGTAATGTATTTATTAAGAATTTTTTTTATTGATTCAAGAAATGGTTGTGTATTGATCCTAGGACTATGAATGATCCACAGAAAGATATTTGTGTATATCCTTTCACTGAAAAATTTTATAAAAAAATGTGATTTGCGTATTAGTCGAGCATTTTTTCTTTTTACTATCTGCCAAATATTTTTTTGTGATTCCAACCTTTTATCATCATCACTTATTTTGTTTTTGTTAGAATGAATATTTCGATCCGGAATTAGAAATCCGCCCTTTTTTTCATTTGTAATTTTTTCTATTTGATTTATGATCGTGTTTGTTCTATCCGTTAGATCCTGCATTTTTTTTTCTGTCAACGAATAATTTGTCCAATTCTGAGGTATAGTTTCAATGGACGATGGTATAGTTTCAACGGACGATTCATGAATCATCAGATTACTTATTATCAAATCTTTTTTAGTTTTACTCAATTCATATACTTTTCTTTTTCTCAATCCAAATAATAATAATAGAATTTGATTTATTTTTGAGAGTTCTTTTTTTATTTCTTTTAAAAATAGAATCCTTTTAATGACCCATTTTTTTATTTCTTTTGAAACATTTAGAAACAATTTTGTTTTTTCTTTAAAAATTTTTAGAATTAGAAAGAATTTATTTTTCAATTTTCTAATTTTTCTTTTGAGTTCTTTAAAAATGGGTTCAAAAAATGAATGTTGTTTTCTGGGAGAATCAAAAGGGAATTCCGCTTCCATTCCAAAAATTGTTAAAAAACAAGAATCATTTTTTGAATCTTTATTTTTCATTGGATCGTTATAAGGGGCTCGTGGGTTAGATCTATGCCAAGGTTTCAGACGAAAAGGAAATAGGATTTTAATCTGAATACCGTCTGTTAACCAGTTTTTTGGAAATTCTTTTTCTGATAATTGAACACCGTTATAGGTGCATTTAACATACATTTCTCGATTCCAATCTTTAAAATCCTCGGACCATTCGGGAAATTGAAACAATAGCATACGGGCGGTGTTTTTAACTATTATCAATGAAGGCAATATAATATATTTTCTAAGAATCGATTGGGTTACTAACAAAAAACCTCTTATTACTTGAGCAAGTAAAATACTATCCCAGGCTTCCGCTATTTCTATACGTACCTTTTCCTTTCTTTTGGCTTCCTCTTTTTTATACTCTTCTCTTTTTTTCTCACTTTCTTCTGTAGTTTTCTCTTTAGAATCCGAAATTTTGAGTTCTGTGTTTGTCCACATACCATTTCTCAAAATTAGGTTTATACGTTCGGAAATATCAAAAGAAAAAATGGGGGATTTATCTATTCGGTCCAAAAAGAGGGGGGAATGCACATCTGCCTCAAAGAATTTCCAAGTAACTATTTTACGTCTTTGAGCACGCACAGAGCCTTTGATTAGGTCTCGACGAAAATCCGATTGTTGTG
It contains:
- the psaC gene encoding photosystem I subunit VII; this encodes MSHSVKIYDTCIGCTQCVRACPTDVLEMIPWDGCKAKQIASAPRTEDCVGCKRCESACPTDFLSVRVYLWHETTRSMGLAY
- the ndhE gene encoding NADH-plastoquinone oxidoreductase subunit 4L, translated to MMLEHVLVLSAYLFSIGIYGLITSRNMVRALMCLELILNAVNINFVTFSDFFDSRQLKGNIFSIFVIAIAAAEAAIGLAIVSSIYRNRKSTRINQSNLLNK
- the ndhG gene encoding NADH-plastoquinone oxidoreductase subunit 6; protein product: MDLPGPIHDFLLIFLGSGLILGGIGVVLFTNPIYSAFSLGLVLVCISLFYILLNSYFVAAAQFLIYVGAINVLIVFAVMFMNGSEYYQDFNLWTVGAGITLPVCTSIFVLLMITITDTSWYGIIWTTRSNQIIEQDLISNSQQIGIHLSTDFFLPFEFISIILLVALIGAIAVARQ
- the ndhI gene encoding NADH-plastoquinone oxidoreductase subunit I gives rise to the protein MFSMVTGFMNYGQQTVRAARYIGQSFIITLSHANRLPVTIQYPYEKLITAERFRGRIHFEFDKCIACEVCVRVCPIDLPVVDWKLETDIRKKRLLNYSIDFGICIFCGNCVEYCPTNCLSMTEEYELSTYDRHELNYNQIALGRLPMSVIDDYTIRTIFNSTQIKNK
- the ndhA gene encoding NADH-plastoquinone oxidoreductase subunit 1 gives rise to the protein MIIDTLEIDSFSRLEFLKGVYGIIWLLIPILTLVLGITLGVLVIVWLEREISAGIQQRIGPEYAGPLGVLQALADGTKLLFKENLFPSRGDTRLFSIGPSIAVISILVSFLVVPFGYRLVLADLNIGVFLWIAISSIAPVGLLMSGYGSNNKYSFLGGLRAAAQSISYEIPLTLCVLSISLLSNSSSTIDIVEAQSKYGFGGWNLWRQPIGFIIFLISSLAECERLPFDLPEAEEELVAGYQTEYSGIKFGLFYVASYLNLLVSSLFVTVLYFGGWNIFIPDIYVSEFFEINKLGGVFGATIGILITLTKTYLFLFIPITTRWTLPRLRMDQLLNLGWKFLLPISLGNLLLTTSFQLFSL
- the ndhH gene encoding NADH-plastoquinone oxidoreductase subunit 7, whose translation is MNIPATRKDLMVVNMGPHHPSMHGVLRLIITLDGEDVIDCEPILGYLHRGMEKIAENRTIIQYLPYVTRWDYLATMFTEAITVNGPEQLGNIQVPKRASYIRIIMLELSRIASHLLWLGPFMADIGAQTPFFYIFRERELVYDLFEAATGMRMMHNYFRIGGVAADLPHGWIDKCLDFCDYFLIRVAEYQQLITRNPIFLERVEGVGIIGREEVINWGLSGPMLRASGIQWDLRKVDQYECYDEFDWEVQWQKEGDSLARYLVRIGEMTESIKIIQQALEGIPGGPYENLEIRYFDRERNPEWNDFEYRFISKKPSPTFELPKQELYVRVEAPKGELGIFLIGDRSGFPWRWKIRPPGFINLQILPQLVKRMKLADIMTILGSIDIIMGEVDR
- the rps15 gene encoding ribosomal protein S15 gives rise to the protein MVKNSFISVISQEEKEENRGSVEFQIFSFTNRIRRLTSHLQLHKKDYLSQRGLRKILGKRQRLLSYLSKKNRIGYKELINRLDIRESKTR
- the ycf1 gene encoding hypothetical chloroplast RF1, yielding MILKSFILGNLVSLCMKIINSVVVVGLYYGFLTTFSIGPSYLFLLRARVMEEGEEGTEKKVSATTGFITGQLMMFISIYYAPLHLALGRPHTITVLALPYLLFHFFWNNHKHFFDYGSTTRNSMRNLSIQCLFLNNLIFQLFNHFILPSSMLVRLVNIYMFRCNNKMLFVTSSFVGWLIGHILFMKWVGLVLGWIHQNNSIRSNVLIRSNKYLVSELRNSMARIFSILLFITCVYYLGRIPSPIVTKKLKKTSETEERGGSEEETDVEIETTSETKGTKQEQEGSTAEDPSPSPFSEEKEDPDKIDETEEIRVNGKEKTKDEFYFKETRYKNRPAYETYYLDGTQEQENSKLQIFKEKKDLFQFEKPVVAILFDPKRWKRPLRYIKNNRFENAVRTEMSQYFFYTCQSDGKERIAFTYPPSLATFLEMMQRKTSLFPKEKAPSNEFYNQWSYTNEHKQKNISKNFINRVKTLDKNLAQTLTKESVVLNVLEKRTRLCNDKTKKEYLPKIYDPFLNGPYRGRIKKLFSLSIKNEISSSRKNYMERFLINKIHSILLIINRLEFEQKLNLFDRKTYVKQMDYLLNLINEFAVKSTSSLNFKRPFLVPEHEQVRIDSEDRIKIFKFLFDADITLPNEKTIKKKSIALKEIHKKVPRWSYKLINDLEQQEGENPESGVENHQIRSRKAKRVVIFTDNQQNTDTYSNTQETNNTDQPDEVALIRYSQQSDFRRDLIKGSVRAQRRKIVTWKFFEADVHSPLFLDRIDKSPIFSFDISERINLILRNGMWTNTELKISDSKEKTTEESEKKREEYKKEEAKRKEKVRIEIAEAWDSILLAQVIRGFLLVTQSILRKYIILPSLIIVKNTARMLLFQFPEWSEDFKDWNREMYVKCTYNGVQLSEKEFPKNWLTDGIQIKILFPFRLKPWHRSNPRAPYNDPMKNKDSKNDSCFLTIFGMEAEFPFDSPRKQHSFFEPIFKELKRKIRKLKNKFFLILKIFKEKTKLFLNVSKEIKKWVIKRILFLKEIKKELSKINQILLLLFGLRKRKVYELSKTKKDLIISNLMIHESSVETIPSSIETIPQNWTNYSLTEKKMQDLTDRTNTIINQIEKITNEKKGGFLIPDRNIHSNKNKISDDDKRLESQKNIWQIVKRKNARLIRKSHFFIKFFSERIYTNIFLWIIHSPRINTQPFLESIKKILNKYITNNETNQEKMDKTNQSLIHFISTIKKAVYNTNISNKNSNTFCDLSYFSQAYVFYKLSQTQFLNFDFYKLKSVFQYNGAAPFIKNEIRGYFVGTQELFLSQLRHKNRQNSGISQWINWLRNHYQYDISHIRWSRLVPQKWRNRFNHHWMNQNKDLGNSSKKMKFSHYEKRKIFEMALLLDEKENFKKQYRYDQLAYKSINSEDTKYSSIYEFSLHVKNNQEVFSNSNTNKRKSFYMMEGIPIIPINNDRVQDGIRDMEKNLDRKYFDWRIIHFCLRNKIDIEAWMNIDTDPSSNKKSTKAKFNNYQIIEKIKKQNFFYLTIHQDQEINLSNQKSFLDWMGMNEEILNHPISNLERWFFPEFLIFYNLYKTKPWVIPKKLLLLDSNINENATDIENKSIAGNKKKDTFISIPSNEKKSLELKKRNKEQKESVYQANLESTLSNQEKDVEEDYTDSDMKKHNNKKQYKNNTKTKAEFDFLLKRYFHFQLRWDDILNKKIINNIKVYCLLLRLINPREITISSIQRGEMSLDILMIQKNLTLTEFIKRGILIIEPIRLSIKNDGQFIMYQTIGISLVHQSKHKINQKYREKTDVDKNSDEVITKYKKMTGNRDKNHYDLFVPENLLSPRLRREFRILICFNFRNRNDIHKNSALGNGNKVNHQVLDKSKGYKRKLIKLKLFLWPNYRLEDLACMNRYWFDSNNGSRFGMVRIHMYPRLKIH